AGTACCCGGCGAAACCAGTTCCGCTCCACCTCCGCCGCGTGTTGCACCAACCCGAGCAACGTCATAGGCGACGGCTGTACCGACGCGACCCGCAGCCGCTCATCATCGAGACCCTCGCACTTCAACGCCAACGTCGCGCGGTAGAAGTTCAACCAACTCTCCAGGGTGGTCCGCTCATCAGCGTTCATCGGCGGCATCACACGCTCCATCGAGGTCATGCTCATCGATGCTGCCACGATCCGGAATAAAACCCCGCACCCGATGACTTGCCGCAAGAGTCGCCCCTTCCCGACTCAGGAGCATTCCATGACCCGACCCGTCCGCGTCGCCGTGCAGATTCAGCCCGGTGGAACGCCCGACTACGCCACCTGGCGCGATGCTGTCCTGGCCGCCGACGACCTCGGCGTCGACGTCATCTTCGGCTACGACCACTTCCACCGACCGGCGATGAAGGCCATCGTCGACGGCAAGCCCGTCATGTTCGACGAGCAACCCGACGTCGCCAACTTCGAGGGCTGGACCGCGCTCGCGTCGTGGGGCGAGATCACCTCACACGCCGAGATCGGGCTCCTCGTGACCGGGGTCGGCTACCGCAACCCGGACCTGCTGGCCGACATGGCCCGCACCGTCGACCACATCAGCCGCGGCCGCCTCATCCTGGGACTCGGTGCGGGTTGGTACGAAAAGGATTACACCACCTACGGTTACGACTTCGGCACCTTCGGTTCCCGCTTCGACCTGTTCGACGAGAGCCTGATCCGCATCGAAAACCGGCTCGCCGCACTGGTTCCGCCACCCGTGCGCGAGATCCCGATCCTCATCGGCGGCACCGGGCCCAAACGCTCGCTGCCCGCCGTGGCCAGGCACGCCGACATCTGGCACGCGTTTCAGGATCTCGACGCGTTCCGCCGCTCCAGCGACCGCGTCGACGAGCTGGCGGCTTCGTTCGGCCGCAACGGCGCCGATATCGAACGCTCGACCCTCTGGGCGACCGCCGAGAGCGCCGAG
This region of Mycolicibacterium diernhoferi genomic DNA includes:
- a CDS encoding LLM class F420-dependent oxidoreductase, with product MTRPVRVAVQIQPGGTPDYATWRDAVLAADDLGVDVIFGYDHFHRPAMKAIVDGKPVMFDEQPDVANFEGWTALASWGEITSHAEIGLLVTGVGYRNPDLLADMARTVDHISRGRLILGLGAGWYEKDYTTYGYDFGTFGSRFDLFDESLIRIENRLAALVPPPVREIPILIGGTGPKRSLPAVARHADIWHAFQDLDAFRRSSDRVDELAASFGRNGADIERSTLWATAESAEAFREAGVTLFQTELTADDGYDLTSLKEVITWRDNG